Proteins found in one Bacillus marinisedimentorum genomic segment:
- a CDS encoding DUF1259 domain-containing protein: protein MKRKIRNTELADFLNNRHKHSKFAGQRRKRKQDDRVSDLESLCDKFADILKADSNEIVNGVCVATRFRNELKPTILNRKTVSPLSIAALFSFEDLDSKGNALNLGETVILQEETQEFISKLREQDLIVTALHNHWLFENPRLLYIHWESVEPPLEFARKTAKAFKVL from the coding sequence ATGAAGAGAAAAATCAGAAATACGGAACTGGCTGATTTCTTAAATAACCGTCACAAGCATAGTAAATTCGCCGGGCAGCGCCGCAAGCGCAAACAAGACGATCGAGTGAGTGACCTGGAAAGTTTATGTGATAAATTTGCTGACATTCTGAAAGCGGACAGCAATGAAATTGTGAATGGTGTTTGTGTAGCTACTCGCTTCCGGAATGAACTCAAACCGACCATTTTAAATCGGAAAACGGTCTCACCATTATCTATTGCGGCCCTGTTTTCATTTGAAGACCTTGATAGCAAGGGGAATGCATTGAACCTTGGAGAAACAGTCATTTTGCAAGAAGAGACACAAGAATTCATCAGTAAACTCCGCGAACAGGATTTAATCGTAACAGCCTTGCACAACCACTGGCTCTTTGAAAATCCGCGGCTACTGTATATTCACTGGGAATCAGTTGAACCGCCACTTGAGTTTGCCAGAAAAACCGCGAAAGCATTCAAGGTTTTGTAA
- a CDS encoding PspC domain-containing protein, translating into MNKSQLKKSSRDRSVNGVCGGISEFFGIPSFGVRLIFILTLPGSLIIYIVLANSLDDSPQSLY; encoded by the coding sequence TTGAACAAGAGTCAGTTGAAAAAATCGTCCAGAGATAGATCAGTAAATGGTGTCTGCGGTGGAATTTCAGAATTTTTTGGCATTCCTTCATTTGGAGTAAGACTTATATTTATTTTGACATTGCCTGGTTCTTTGATTATTTATATTGTGCTAGCTAATAGCCTTGACGATAGCCCTCAGTCTTTATATTAA
- a CDS encoding kanamycin nucleotidyltransferase C-terminal domain-containing protein has product MAYWCAITVGLANKMRYKSNKFKIEDSFLLKLLPVNYEQTIRKLFENNDFDEVKKNASLIWSSFIEWSSVEFNIDLNDDHLLGI; this is encoded by the coding sequence ATAGCATACTGGTGTGCGATCACTGTCGGGTTGGCCAACAAAATGAGGTACAAATCCAACAAGTTCAAGATTGAAGACAGTTTTCTACTAAAGTTGTTGCCGGTGAATTATGAACAAACCATCCGTAAGTTGTTTGAAAACAATGATTTTGATGAAGTCAAAAAGAATGCAAGCTTGATATGGAGTTCGTTTATCGAATGGAGCTCTGTGGAATTTAACATTGATTTAAATGATGATCACTTGCTGGGAATTTAA
- a CDS encoding cell wall hydrolase codes for MKNAAIIFLVIIFTLSGMSAAQAASNHTVKQGESLWSIARYHGVPVAAVKKINNRYSNMIYSGEQLKIPTPVSSKERDLLARLVRAEAEGEPYAGKVAVATVVLNRVDSKKFPDSVTGVVYEKSYGHYAFTPVKNGEINRPADFKSKKAVNEALAYRGQGSGSLYFFNPQTSVSKWVFSREVTVTIGKHRFAK; via the coding sequence ATGAAGAATGCTGCAATCATTTTTCTTGTGATCATCTTCACCCTTTCAGGCATGTCAGCTGCTCAAGCAGCATCTAATCACACCGTAAAGCAGGGTGAATCTCTATGGAGCATCGCCCGTTACCATGGTGTACCGGTAGCAGCCGTGAAAAAAATCAACAACCGCTATTCAAATATGATTTATTCAGGGGAGCAATTGAAAATCCCAACTCCCGTAAGTTCTAAAGAGCGTGACTTGCTCGCCCGCCTTGTCCGTGCCGAAGCGGAAGGTGAACCGTATGCCGGTAAAGTGGCCGTCGCAACCGTTGTATTAAATCGGGTTGACAGCAAGAAATTTCCTGACTCTGTAACAGGCGTGGTTTATGAAAAATCCTACGGGCATTATGCTTTTACCCCTGTTAAAAATGGCGAAATCAATCGCCCTGCCGATTTCAAATCCAAAAAAGCCGTCAATGAAGCGCTTGCCTACAGAGGCCAGGGCAGCGGATCCCTTTATTTTTTCAATCCGCAAACTTCTGTAAGCAAGTGGGTATTCAGCCGGGAAGTGACGGTTACGATTGGCAAACATCGTTTTGCTAAATAA